GCCGAACATGGAGAGGTTTATGTAGTCTGGCTACCCACCCGTTCGGACGCAAGTAGCTGCTGAATTTTTCGGGCGCCGCAGTTCGCGCCAATCCAATCATTCACAATCAATCACACCTCTTGAGGAACTCTCCCATGAAACAACTGCTGCTTCTCGCTGCGGTTTTGATCCCGTCCTTTCCCCTCGCAGCTGCAGAATTGCCGGAAGCGGTCGTGTTTAAGGCCGGCGTAGGGGGCTATCACACCTATCGAATTCCAGCGCTGCTCGTTTCACCTAAAGGATCACTGCTGGCATTTTGCGAAGGGCGAAAAACGGGTCGTGGCGATCATGGCGATATCGACCTGATGCTGAAGCGGAGCAGTGACGGCGGCAAAACTTGGAGCGAACAACAATTGGTTCTCGAAGAAGGTGACACGCAGAAAGTCACCATCGGCAATCCCTGCCCGGTGGTCGATCAAGAGACCGGCGTAATTTGGCTGCCTCTAACGCGCGACAACGACGACGTGCTGATGCTCTCTTCGGCCGATGATGGGGTAACCTGGTCGAAGCCGGTCGACATTACCAAGAGCGTGAAGCGGGATGAATGGTCGTGGTATGCCACCGGCCCCGGAAATGGCATTCAACTGCAACACGGCAAGTTCCGCGGCCGGCTGGTGATTCCCTGCGATCATAAAGTGAAGAACGAAAAAGATAAGAACCTGGGCTTTCGTTCGCATGTGATCTATTCGGACGATCACGGCAAAACTTGGCAACTGGGCGGTGTGCTCGATCCCACAACCAACGAGTGTGCTGTGGCGGAACTGGACGATGGGACGTTGCTCATCAACATGCGGACCTATCGTGGCAAGTCGCAACGAACCACCAGTCGCAGCACCGACGGGGGCCTCACCTGGTCGCCGATTGTGGACGAGCCCACTCTCGTCGAGCCCGTTTGCCAGGGTAGTCTCATTCGCATTCCTGCGACCAAGAGCGAACCAAGCTTGCTCGCGTTCAGCAATCCGGCCAATCCCAAGCAGCGACAAAACCTGACGATCCGCCTCAGCCGCGATGGCGGCAAGACCTGGCCGGCCAGCCGAGTGCTATGCGCGGGCTCTTCGATCTATTCATCGTTGGCGGCCTTGCCTGACGGCGATATCGGCGTGCTGTTTGAACGCGACAATTACAAAGAGCTTGTCTTCACTCGCCTGTCGCCAGCCCAGATTGAGTCGTCCAAATAGTCATGCCACCGGAACCAAGCCCCGAGCAAGATCGCCAGTTCATGCACCGCGCGCTGGAGTTGGCCGCGCGCGGACGAGGTTGGGTCGAGCCCAATCCGCTGGTGGGCTGCGTGATCGTGCGCGACGGCAAGATTGTCGGCGAAGGCTTTCATCAACGTTATGGTGGCCCTCATGCAGAAGTAGAAGCTTTGCGTGTTGCCGGTGAAGCCGCTCGTGGCAGCACACTCTACGTCACACTCGAGCCCTGTTGCCATTTTGGTAAGACACCTCCTTGCACGCAGGCAGTAGTCAAGGCGGGCGTGGCGCGAGTCGTTGCTGCCATGCGCGACCCCTTTCCGCAAGTCAGCGGGCAAGGAGCCGCCGAACTGCAGCAGGCTGGCGTACAAATCGACTTGGGACTGCTCGCAGCCGAAGCGCACGAGTTGAATGCACCGTATTTGAAATTGCTCACCAGCGGACAGCCCTGGTTAATTGCCAAGTGGGCTATGACTCTCGACGGCAAGATTGCGACCCGCACCGGAGCGAGCAAATGGATCTCGGGGCCCGAATCGCGAGAACTGGTTCAGCAACTGCGCGGGCGAGTCGATGGAATTCTGATTGGGCGAAGAACCGCGGAACTCGACGATCCACTCCTTACGGCCCGAATTGCCTCCGGCGAAAAACCGCCCCGTGTCGCTACGCGCATCGTCCTCGACTCGCAAGCTTCGCTCAACTTACAGAGCCAGTTGGTGCAAACCGCCCGCGAGGTGCCACTCCTGGTAGTCGCAGCGAACACAGCCAGTGCCGCGAACGTTGCCGCATTACAAAAGACCGGGGTGGAGGTATTGCAACTACCAGGCAAAACGCCTGATGAGCGACTCACCCAGTTGCTCGCAGAATTAGGCAGCCGGCGATTAACCAACGTCCTGTGCGAAGGGGGCGGTCAGTTGTTGGGCTCACTCTTCGACGCAAGCCTGGTCGACGAAGTTCACTGCTTCATTGCCCCCAAGATATTCGGAGGGGCTCAGGCCGCTGGCCCCATTGCAGGGGCAGGAGTTGAATTACCCTCGCTGGCAACCACGCTTAGCAAGCCTAACTGGCAACAAGTGGGGGACGATCTCTACGTGCGAGGCCGAGTAAAAACTCAGGCCTGATGCTCATTCGCGCCGTTATTGACCGGCGATGTCGACGTCCGCAGAATGCGGATCGATGCTTCCAGCCCTCCGCGTTTAAGTGCTAAGATCGCGGACATGAATACGCCCTCTTCCGATTCGCTGACGCTTGCCGATATTCAAGCCGCGCGCGAGCGCATTCGCGACGGCATCGCACTCACTCCCTGCCCGCCGAGCGTTCCCCTGGCCGAAGTCGCGGGCTGCGAAGTCTTCTGCAAGCTTGAGTTCCTGCAGCGAACCGGTTCGTTCAAAGAACGCGGCGCGCGGAACGCCCTGATCTTGCTGAGTGATGACGCCAAGCAAAAAGGGGTGATCGCCGCCAGCGCTGGCAATCACGCTCTGGCCCTGGCCTATCACGGCAGTTCACTCGGCATTCCGGTGACCGTGGTCATGCCCACCTATGCTCCGCTCATCAAGCAGACTAACTGCCGCAAGTTGGGCGCGAAGGTGGAAGTGCAGGGAACTAGCTTTGCCGAAGCAAAACAAAGGGCTGGAGAAATCGCGGCCCAGCAGGGGCTGACGTATGTCGATGGCTACAACGACCCGGGCGTGATTGCCGGAGCCGGTACGCTGGGGCTAGAAGTATTGGAACAGGTGCCCGATCTAGCTGCGGTAATCGTTCCGCTGGGCGGAGGTGGACTCGTGGCCGGAGTCGCGCTCGCAATCAAATCGCTTCGTCCCCAGACCGACGTCATCGGCGTGCAAGCAGCCAACGCTACCGCGTTTTCAGCTGCCATCGAGGCGGGTTCGCCGGTCGACGTGACCACACAACCTACGTTGGCCGATGGTTTGGCCGTCTCGCGCGCCGGCTCTCTGGCTTTGGAGATTGCAAGGCAGCGTATCGATAAGATTGTGACGGTGACCGAGGCCGACATCGCCCTGGCCGTCGTACGTTTGATGGAACTGGAGAAGAGTGTCGTCGAAGGAGCCGGTGCCGCCTCGCTGGCAGCACTGCTCAGCGGTAAGTTGCCGGAACTAGCGGGAAAAAAAGTGGTGTTGCTCCTCTGTGGCGGCAATATCGACCTGACCATTCTCAGCCGCTTGATTGATGCAGCGCTGGTGGCCGATGGTCGCCTCGCGCGTTTCACGGCTGAGATCAGCGATCGTCCTGGCGGGCTCGCAAACTTCGCGACGATCCTCACCCAGCTCGGCGTGAGTGTGAAAGACATCGTGCACGATCGAACCTTCTGTGCGCCGAATGTGGCAGCAGTGAATGTGCTCTGCACAGTGGAGACTCGCGACGCGGCGCAGATCGCGGAACTCTATCGATGTCTGACCTCGGCGGGCATTCGTCACTTCGCGCATGTCGGACGCGAGTGAGCCCGCTGCGCGCTGATCGTGCGCTCAGCGCGCACTCTGCGCATCGTTCAACAGTCACTTCACCACGCGCTAGCGCTCAACGATCGCGCACCACATGCGCGCAGAAAAGATTTGAAATCTTGCGCGCGAAGTCAGGTTAGCAATTGCAATTGCGTGGGGTCGTCGATTACTTTGAACAGTGCAGTGAGTTGAGCGCATCGTTTTCACTTGTCTGCATCACGAGCGAGAGTTGGACTTCTTGCTCAAACGATGTGCTCTGATCCTTGTCGAGTTGCATTTATGTTTCAGGAGTTCGCTCGCTTTCTCACGTTGCCGTCACGAGCAACGTACCTCGCCGCGCGGCGTGCGTGGTTGCAGCTGAACGTCGAGCCATTGACTCCCGCCGATCTGCAAGGTGTCGCGGAGTTGCTAGCCGCGGGCGAAGCGACCGCCGTCATCGAGCGCGTGCATGGTTGGCAATCGCGAGCGGCCTTGTCGCCGCGGGCCCATTACTTCGCTGCCGAAGCTCACGAGAGCCTGGGTGAGAGTGAACCAGCTGAAATGGAACGCTGGGTGTTCAGCGCTTGCCTGCAGGGAATCCTGGCGACTGGCGATGGAACGCGCCGCAAGCCCTACATCGTCTCGCAGCTGTCGGATGAGTACGACGTGCTCAAATTACTCGGCCTGCGCAGCGAAAAACAGCAACTTGTGCAGCGCGGCCGCCGCTCGTGCGACGTACTCACATGCCACGATGGCAGCCATTTGTGGTTCAACGTTAGCGACCTCATTGCGGTGCCGGAAGAGGCAATTTCGCAGGCGCCACTGGTCGAAATCAAGCGAACGGAAAAGGGGGTTATTCGAACGACACGTCGAATTTCCGATCCGCTAAGAGCCGTTCCTCGCTGAACTGATACTTCTGACCGCCGATGAGTTCGGTCGCATTCTCAAAGAAGCGGGCTATCTTGCGCAGGTCGAGCGAATCGACCTCTCCAGCTTTGCCCGCTTTGGCCCGCGAGATCACCAGCACAAAATATTTTCCCTGCCGCGGTACGCGCACTTCGTATTTGCCTGTACGATCGGCCTTCGCATAGGCACCTCCGATCGTTCGCAAGATCGACAAACCGCGATGTGTCTCATCGGGCGGCGCGTCCTTCGGCCGCAGACCTTCCACAGGTGAGCGCTCGTCGAGCTTCTGCACATCGAACGGTAGTACAACGACCACAGCTCCCTCGTCCCCCTTCTTCACCACACCTTGCGTCACTTCGACAAATCCGCTGATCGTGCACGGCTTGGCCACGATGGGAACGTCGGGCTGGCCGCGAAAGAAGGCGGAGCCCATCAGCGCGCCGAGTGTGAAACAAACGATGGCGACGCCAGCGACTAAGCCCGCCTGGGCATATAGCACATAGCGCGGAAAGCTGACGAGGTTGTAGTCGGTTCGCTCGGCGACCTGGCTCTCGTGGCCGGCCTTCTCTTCGTAACTGGTCGACGGGCCGGTATCGAAGACCAGTTCCGATGTTTCGAGTGGCGACTCGGACGGCTCGTTCTGTCCTCCCACCAGCGGCGGCGCGATGGGCTCATCGAGTGGTTCTGGTTTGCCAGCCATCACCAGCATCGACTGCGCCGTAACACGTTCTTGCCTGGCAGCGACACCAGGGACGCGCACCGCTTCTTTGCAACGCGGGCAGTTCGCCTTCGTTCCTGCCTTTTGCGAGCCCACGCTCAGCTTTTGGTCGCAATGTTGACAGGCGAAACGAATGGGCATGAGGAAAACAATCGATGCGGCGGAACGAAGGTGGGAAGCGAGAGGAGCGAATCGCGTCCATCCAGATTAACTACCCAGTTGGCGATTGCCCAGCATTCCCGGGCTGCGGCTTACAAATAGGTCCGAAACCATTCCTCGATTCGCTCTTCGGCAATCGGTGGCACCGCATGCCCCTGACGGTGATTGAACTGGCCAAGGCGGGCCGTCGGGTCAGATAAGTGATAGGCCGGTAACGCAGCAGCTATATAGGGCCAGCCGCGGTCTCCATCGGCACTTTCGCCCCCCACCAGCAAAAACGGCCGCGGCGCAACGCAAGCCAGAAGTTCGTGATGGTCATGTGGAAAGCCCGGCTCGTCGATGGCCGTCCCCAAGTACCAGGGCGCGTTCCAATTCGAAAACTTCAAGCCGACGCCGCCTTCACTGCTGACGGTCACTTTGATCCGCTCATCGAAGGCGGCTAGATAGAGAACTTCCTTGGCCCCCAGCGAATGGCCAACGGCACCAAGTCGCTCGGGATCGACGCCCGGCAGTTTGGCGAGGATGTCGACGGCCACCAGCGAGTCGTAGAGCATCTTCGCCATGCCCAAACTCTTGGGGACGCGAGCCAGATACTTGCGAGTCTCTTCTTGCACGGCCATTTTGTCGTTCGCGGGCCAGGCAAAACAGCGCGGCGAGAAAACGATTCGCCCCTGCTGTGCGAACTTCAGTCCGAAGGCCTTTTGCACATCCTTGCCCAGACCAGCGGGCTGACGAATGGAATGCTCGACTGTCGAATGAAAACAAACGACACCGGAGGTAGTGCCTGTTAACTCAGTTGGTCGGCAGATATAAGCTTCGGTAACCAACCCCGGTTCCACTTCATACTCCACGCGCTGGCGCGTGACATTGCCGACAGTGTCCGCTTCCAGCACTTTCACTTGCGGCGGCTTGCTCGGATCTCGCTTCGCCGGCATCGCTCCCAAGAATTCTTGCCATTGGGCGAGCAATTCCTTCCGCCGCTCTTGCCAAGCAGCGACCGTGCGAATGGGCTGGCCCGCTTTGTCGACCAGCAAACTTGGGAACGACTTTGCATCAGCAGGGAGCTTTTCGGGCCGCTGCTGAGTCTCGGCCAGCCAAGAGACCTCCTTGTTGGCTGAACCCTCTGCCCAAGTGCTTGGGGCAAAGACAGACACACAACCGACCGCGCTCGCAGCAGTCAAAAACTGCCGACGATCAGGGTGCCTTGAAATCGAACGAGCAACCGAGCGAGCCATTGTTCACCTGCGCAAGTGGTAACGATTTATTTCTCTTTGTCAGCGCCCATCAAGCCCTTGCGCGGATCGACCTTCTTCAGGGCAACTTTTGCCAGGCTCCGAATCGTCTCGTCTTCATTCGTGTCGTTGAGCAACTTCATGAGCCTGGTGGTCGCACTCGCACCGGCTTTCTCGGTTGCCGAAATACCGAGCAAGGCCGCCTTCCGAATATCGTATTCCTTGTCGTCGAGCAGTTTGATCAACTTGTCGACACTCGCCTTGTCGGCTGGCTTGATCCGTCCCAAGCTTTCGATGGCCTTCACCCGCAGCTGTTGGGGCGAACTGTCGATCGCGGCGAGCACCGCCGGCCGACCTACTGGCCCCATCTTGCTGAGCACGCGGCAAGCAGTCATGCGGATGGCCAAGTCTTCGCTGGTATCTTCGACGCGCGCAGTCAGTTCCGGAACGATCGCATCGCCGCGGCGAATGAGCCAGGCTTCGGTCTTCAGCAGCACTTGCCCGGCCTTAGAGTCTTTGGAATCGACCCAGCGCTTCACATCGGCGAGTGCGGCCGCGGGGCTGTCGTAGAGATCTTCGGGAACATCAATCTTGGTTGCCGGCTGCGGAATATTCTTGGCCAGCGGCCGCTTCTTCTTGACGCTTTTCGCGCCGCTGTCGGCAGTGGCAACGGGGCGTTCGCCACAGCCGACAACAAGAAACAGAGAAGGCAACAGCAGAAGCACCCATACCAAAGTTCGCATCGCCCACTCCACTACAGCTGGTCTCGCCCGGAAAGCACCTAGTCTGATGGTCCATCGCACAAGGTGCAAGTAAGCGCAGTGCGTCGCTAACTCAGCTTCTTCAACTTTGAAACGCGTCCCGTTCCGACCCATTCGGCAACAAAGATGCTGCCATCGGCCCCGAAGCAGGCATCGTGCGGATGCACAAAGCGACCGGGCTGCCACTGCGAACTATCCCCACGAATCTTGCCGCCGTCCTTGCCGGTCACGCGGGCCACGTCGTCACCGAGTCGGGCGACGACTTCATTCTTCTCGTTCAGCAGCGTCACGCGGGCTTTGAGTTCGGGAACGACGAGCAGGTTCTGCCAGGTTTCGGCATTTGCGGGCAGACCGTAGCCGGCCAGCGTTTCGAGATATTTGCCGTCCATGTCGAAATACTGGAGCGTACCGTTCGCGCGATCGCACACAACGATTGCCGGAGTGCGCCCGGCCCGCTTATCGATCCAGATGCCGTGCGGCGTATTGAACTTCCCTTCTCCCTTGCCGACCCCACCAAAACAAGAGAGCCATTTCCCATCTTTGTCGAAGCGGTGAACGTAGTACGCTCCGTAGCCATCGACGAGCAGAAAGCCGCCGTCATTTAGAAAGGCGAAGTTGGTCGGCAGAAAGCGATCGCGACCCCAGACCTTGGCGGGCTTGGTGTCTTCTTCGGCTGCGTAAACGCCCGACTCCATCGGCGCGTACTTTTGCCAGACCTTTTCGCCCGTGAGCGTAAGCTTGGCGAACGTTTTGAGTGCTTGATAGGCACAGACATACAGAAACTCTTCGCCCCCTTCAGAGCGAATCTCGATGCCGTGGCCGCCACCTTGAAACTGCTGGCCGAAAGCGCGGATGAACTTCCCTTCGGCATCGAACACAAAGATCGACGGATGATCCTTGAGGTTCTCGCGCCCCTCGTGAATCACGTACAAGTTGCCCGCCTTGTCGACCGCCACATTGTGCGTTGTCTGCCACGAGTATTGGCTCGGCAACTGCGGCCACTCATGCTGCACTTCAAACACGTGCTCCTTCTCGCCCACCACGAGCGGCTTGGCTGCCTTGGCCGTGGTCCACAGCGCGGGGACCGATGACACCGCAGCCACGGCCGCCGACGTCTTCAAAAACTTGCGACGCGAAACGCGCGAAGGACGACTCATGGAATGTTCCTGGGAGAGGTTGGGGGATTATCAATCCTGAGAGCAACTGATTAGTCCCCGCTATGATGCCTGCTCAACCGGCGTGGGGCAAACATCACGGCTGGGCAAAATGCGACTCGGCCCGTGTGAAGGTTTACTTCAAACGGGCCGAGTTGGCGTTTCCCGTTGATCAATCGCAGCAGACTTTATTCGACGTGTTCCAACTCTTGGCGGAAATGTTCGATCGCCTGCTCGGGGTTCAAGTTGAAGATGGCCCGTCCATCGGTGCTCCAGGCCTCGCCGTTCAGGTTGAAGACGGCGGTCGCGGCACGGCGGTTATGTACGTTGGGATTATCTTCCATGCCGCCCCCTTCGATGGCTTCGAACGAAATCGTCACACCGACGAATGCTCGCAACCGACCGGTGTTGCGATCGCGAGCAAACGAAACGGCATCGTCGAAGTCGCAGTCGGCCCAGTGAAGACCGCGAGGTTTGCCACTCTGGCTGGCGATGGTCAAGAAATGTGCTTCGAGCCATTCTCGCCGCAGTTGAAACTGCCGGCGGGCTTGGGGCAGGTCGACTTTCACTTCGCGACGTTGCAGCCACTTCCAGGCCACGAGCCCCACGATGGCTGCCAAACCAAGACCAATCAGCCCAAGTTCGAGCCAGACATTGCCAAACATAGCCCACGCATCCCGCCAGTTGGCTGGCAGCACCGACCGCGAATCGCCGCACCCCACGCGACTGCATTTTATAGCAGCGCGGGAAGCGGCGGCAAGTTATTCGCGGAAACCCGTCAAAACCAGCTAATTTCAACACATTTGCGCCACTTACTCCTTAGTGGGTTTCTTCTCTCTGGGGGATTCTTTCGCGGCCGGTTTTCCTGCGGGCTTCTTTTCCGGCTTGTTATTAGTGTTGTTTTCGACCTTCTTTTCCGGCTTTTTCTCGGCACCTTGCTTGGCCTGTTCGCTGTTTTTCTGGACAGCCTTCTTTTCGCCCGGCTTTTTTGCGGCGGCTTCCTTGGCGTCGGGTTTTTTGGCTGGCTTCTTTTCTCGCTTCTTTTGCTCAGCACCGGGTTTCTTTAATGCGTCTTCCTTTCGGACCGGCTTTTTCTGGTTAGCCTCAGCTTTCGCGGCCTTATCTGCGGGCTTGGGCAACGCTGACGAGAATTCTTCCAGAGACAGCTGACCATTGCCGTCAGCATCGAATTTTTTGAACAGGGCTTCAGCGGACTGCTTTTGCGCGAAGGCAGAAGCGCCCATCAGGACCACACATGCAGCCGCCGCTGCTGCCAGAAAGAACGATTTGTTCATCTTTCGACTCCTTGTTGATGCCAAGAGGGAATTAATTGGGGAGCGACTTCACTTCGGCAAAAGACCCCATGACGTCGATGCGTTCGCCAGCTGGTTTATTCGTGCCACTTTTCGCCAATGTTGAAATGTCGTGGAGCTTCGAACACCCAACCACTCAACCAAAAACGCTAGCTCCCGGTCAGCGCCCTCGCTAAACTAGCCGCGACCGCACCCGGTTCGCCGGTCAACTGCAAGCTTTAGTCAACACTGGTTTTTCAGCAAGGTCGTGGCATGAATCGCACTCTTTTTCTCCTCGTGGCGATGGTAGTAGGCGCTGGCCTCGGGCGTGAAGTCGCTGCTGCCGATGTTCGCGCGCTGCCCGCAGGAAAGTTGCCGAACGATGTGCGACTGCTCGACCCCAAAGATCTCGATGGCTATTTCCCCTTCACGCCGCCAGCCAGTCGCGAAGCGTGGGCTCCGCGGGCCGAAGCGGTGAAACGGCAGATTCTCGCCTCGCAAGGTTTATGGCCGATGCCGGAGAAGACTCCGCTGCGGGCAGTGGTGCATGGTCTGCTTGACCAAGGGGACTACACGGTCGAGAAGGCCTACTTCGAAAGCTTTCCCGGCTGTTTCGTCTCGGGGAGTTTGTATCGGCCTAAGGGAAAGTCAGGGCCTTATCCGGCGGTTCTCTGCCCGCATGGTCACTGGGCCGACGGTCGCTTTCATG
Above is a window of Anatilimnocola aggregata DNA encoding:
- a CDS encoding sialidase family protein produces the protein MKQLLLLAAVLIPSFPLAAAELPEAVVFKAGVGGYHTYRIPALLVSPKGSLLAFCEGRKTGRGDHGDIDLMLKRSSDGGKTWSEQQLVLEEGDTQKVTIGNPCPVVDQETGVIWLPLTRDNDDVLMLSSADDGVTWSKPVDITKSVKRDEWSWYATGPGNGIQLQHGKFRGRLVIPCDHKVKNEKDKNLGFRSHVIYSDDHGKTWQLGGVLDPTTNECAVAELDDGTLLINMRTYRGKSQRTTSRSTDGGLTWSPIVDEPTLVEPVCQGSLIRIPATKSEPSLLAFSNPANPKQRQNLTIRLSRDGGKTWPASRVLCAGSSIYSSLAALPDGDIGVLFERDNYKELVFTRLSPAQIESSK
- the ribD gene encoding bifunctional diaminohydroxyphosphoribosylaminopyrimidine deaminase/5-amino-6-(5-phosphoribosylamino)uracil reductase RibD, producing MPPEPSPEQDRQFMHRALELAARGRGWVEPNPLVGCVIVRDGKIVGEGFHQRYGGPHAEVEALRVAGEAARGSTLYVTLEPCCHFGKTPPCTQAVVKAGVARVVAAMRDPFPQVSGQGAAELQQAGVQIDLGLLAAEAHELNAPYLKLLTSGQPWLIAKWAMTLDGKIATRTGASKWISGPESRELVQQLRGRVDGILIGRRTAELDDPLLTARIASGEKPPRVATRIVLDSQASLNLQSQLVQTAREVPLLVVAANTASAANVAALQKTGVEVLQLPGKTPDERLTQLLAELGSRRLTNVLCEGGGQLLGSLFDASLVDEVHCFIAPKIFGGAQAAGPIAGAGVELPSLATTLSKPNWQQVGDDLYVRGRVKTQA
- the ilvA gene encoding threonine ammonia-lyase; this translates as MNTPSSDSLTLADIQAARERIRDGIALTPCPPSVPLAEVAGCEVFCKLEFLQRTGSFKERGARNALILLSDDAKQKGVIAASAGNHALALAYHGSSLGIPVTVVMPTYAPLIKQTNCRKLGAKVEVQGTSFAEAKQRAGEIAAQQGLTYVDGYNDPGVIAGAGTLGLEVLEQVPDLAAVIVPLGGGGLVAGVALAIKSLRPQTDVIGVQAANATAFSAAIEAGSPVDVTTQPTLADGLAVSRAGSLALEIARQRIDKIVTVTEADIALAVVRLMELEKSVVEGAGAASLAALLSGKLPELAGKKVVLLLCGGNIDLTILSRLIDAALVADGRLARFTAEISDRPGGLANFATILTQLGVSVKDIVHDRTFCAPNVAAVNVLCTVETRDAAQIAELYRCLTSAGIRHFAHVGRE
- a CDS encoding DUF4919 domain-containing protein, which codes for MFQEFARFLTLPSRATYLAARRAWLQLNVEPLTPADLQGVAELLAAGEATAVIERVHGWQSRAALSPRAHYFAAEAHESLGESEPAEMERWVFSACLQGILATGDGTRRKPYIVSQLSDEYDVLKLLGLRSEKQQLVQRGRRSCDVLTCHDGSHLWFNVSDLIAVPEEAISQAPLVEIKRTEKGVIRTTRRISDPLRAVPR
- a CDS encoding dienelactone hydrolase family protein, with the translated sequence MSVFAPSTWAEGSANKEVSWLAETQQRPEKLPADAKSFPSLLVDKAGQPIRTVAAWQERRKELLAQWQEFLGAMPAKRDPSKPPQVKVLEADTVGNVTRQRVEYEVEPGLVTEAYICRPTELTGTTSGVVCFHSTVEHSIRQPAGLGKDVQKAFGLKFAQQGRIVFSPRCFAWPANDKMAVQEETRKYLARVPKSLGMAKMLYDSLVAVDILAKLPGVDPERLGAVGHSLGAKEVLYLAAFDERIKVTVSSEGGVGLKFSNWNAPWYLGTAIDEPGFPHDHHELLACVAPRPFLLVGGESADGDRGWPYIAAALPAYHLSDPTARLGQFNHRQGHAVPPIAEERIEEWFRTYL
- a CDS encoding HEAT repeat domain-containing protein; this encodes MRTLVWVLLLLPSLFLVVGCGERPVATADSGAKSVKKKRPLAKNIPQPATKIDVPEDLYDSPAAALADVKRWVDSKDSKAGQVLLKTEAWLIRRGDAIVPELTARVEDTSEDLAIRMTACRVLSKMGPVGRPAVLAAIDSSPQQLRVKAIESLGRIKPADKASVDKLIKLLDDKEYDIRKAALLGISATEKAGASATTRLMKLLNDTNEDETIRSLAKVALKKVDPRKGLMGADKEK
- a CDS encoding 6-bladed beta-propeller yields the protein MSRPSRVSRRKFLKTSAAVAAVSSVPALWTTAKAAKPLVVGEKEHVFEVQHEWPQLPSQYSWQTTHNVAVDKAGNLYVIHEGRENLKDHPSIFVFDAEGKFIRAFGQQFQGGGHGIEIRSEGGEEFLYVCAYQALKTFAKLTLTGEKVWQKYAPMESGVYAAEEDTKPAKVWGRDRFLPTNFAFLNDGGFLLVDGYGAYYVHRFDKDGKWLSCFGGVGKGEGKFNTPHGIWIDKRAGRTPAIVVCDRANGTLQYFDMDGKYLETLAGYGLPANAETWQNLLVVPELKARVTLLNEKNEVVARLGDDVARVTGKDGGKIRGDSSQWQPGRFVHPHDACFGADGSIFVAEWVGTGRVSKLKKLS